In Bartonella bovis 91-4, the following proteins share a genomic window:
- a CDS encoding 16S rRNA (uracil(1498)-N(3))-methyltransferase, producing MRVNYKFQRLFIQQPLSLNRKIEIEGAQVSYLVHVLRMKEGAQILLFNGQDGEWLAKITAIKKKFVVVQLIHQTRPQTICPDLVYCFAPLKHARLDYMVQKAVEMGVSVLQPVITHHTQVSRINMARIKANIIEAAEQCGILSLPECLPAVSLKTLLAHWDKTHSLFFCDESHKTQNPLPLLKKHGTIPLGVLIGPEGGFSEEEQILLRKHSFVISISLGPRILRADTAAVAALALINTAIGVWSID from the coding sequence ATGCGTGTAAATTATAAATTTCAAAGGTTGTTTATTCAGCAGCCACTTTCTTTGAACAGAAAGATAGAGATAGAAGGAGCTCAAGTTTCTTACCTTGTGCATGTTTTGCGCATGAAAGAAGGAGCTCAGATTTTGCTTTTTAATGGGCAAGATGGTGAATGGTTAGCCAAGATTACCGCTATTAAAAAAAAGTTTGTAGTGGTTCAACTTATTCACCAAACAAGACCTCAAACAATATGTCCAGATCTTGTTTATTGTTTTGCTCCACTTAAACATGCACGTTTAGATTATATGGTGCAAAAGGCTGTAGAAATGGGGGTGTCTGTTTTGCAGCCTGTTATAACACATCATACACAAGTTTCTCGTATCAATATGGCACGTATAAAGGCTAATATTATTGAGGCGGCTGAACAATGTGGCATTTTGTCTTTACCGGAATGCTTACCTGCTGTATCGCTAAAAACACTTTTAGCACATTGGGATAAGACACACTCTTTGTTCTTTTGCGATGAGTCGCATAAAACACAGAATCCATTACCTCTTTTAAAGAAGCATGGAACTATTCCGCTTGGTGTTCTTATTGGACCAGAAGGAGGATTTAGTGAAGAAGAACAGATTCTTTTAAGAAAACATTCTTTTGTGATTTCTATATCATTAGGTCCACGTATTTTACGTGCTGATACTGCAGCTGTTGCAGCTTTGGCGCTTATTAATACTGCAATAGGGGTTTGGTCAATCGATTAA
- a CDS encoding AsmA family protein: MLIRIIKFLSGIFVAVVFLLGASVVILPYLVSTDAIRLRMAQDLSAWTGYNVQLRDPPRLKLFPYPKAFLSGVTLTSKIDDVAPLMEAESIEVDLSLIDLFRGCISFSETRIVHPQFVMGKPFKTVSDFFNTLSQSQGTLGLAVRNAREIVKLNPDQPDIERLLNQPFGRIVIENGVLIYRDSVSDVTEKITGLNATIDWSELTQAARFRANARWHGELTELLINADQALLLLAGGQSSLRVSFNSVRGGITFMGKARLSEYYIFDGKVSMRSPGWNQTLAWIGRNQFWGERLKLPIVGESHFLAQPTRIEMNNITFTMGVTNARGALEFDFQNRIPTIIGSLAFDNVDFNVLASMFSSVGEENRFFNMAIFDRIGLDVRLSAPQAKVGKIVLTNLAAAMQVGNGHGIFDLGNVNVFGGSIQSNVQIVPNGKKARIEGRVSGTSVDVQAVSEALGLTPFIQAKTDFIVTIQMLVSRWSEILEKMQGQLTVDMPSGRLLRYDLNELQHKLSENEQFFLVNNHAFSTPFERFNIKAKFLDGTVTEIESLIRTADWNLSIDGSIAMPFTKKKQNDFILQARLQKNNRSDTLCKDVQCLTNSLVRPFSFSLSSTGQSLGNFFVKKNIDEN, encoded by the coding sequence GTGCTCATCAGAATAATAAAATTTTTGAGTGGGATTTTTGTTGCAGTTGTTTTTTTGCTTGGAGCTTCTGTTGTCATTTTACCTTATCTTGTATCGACAGACGCGATTCGTCTCCGAATGGCACAGGATTTAAGTGCGTGGACAGGCTATAATGTGCAATTGCGTGATCCACCACGTTTGAAACTTTTTCCTTATCCAAAAGCATTTCTTTCAGGAGTTACTTTAACATCAAAAATTGATGATGTTGCGCCTTTAATGGAAGCTGAATCAATAGAAGTAGATCTTTCTTTAATTGATCTTTTTAGGGGATGTATTTCTTTTTCAGAAACACGAATTGTGCATCCACAATTTGTTATGGGAAAGCCTTTTAAAACAGTGTCTGATTTTTTTAATACACTTTCACAATCGCAAGGTACTTTGGGGTTAGCAGTACGTAATGCTCGTGAAATTGTTAAACTTAATCCTGATCAGCCAGATATAGAACGCCTTTTAAACCAACCTTTTGGACGTATTGTTATTGAAAATGGTGTTCTTATTTATCGTGATAGTGTTTCTGATGTAACAGAAAAAATAACAGGACTGAATGCAACTATAGATTGGTCGGAATTGACACAAGCAGCACGGTTTCGTGCAAATGCTCGTTGGCATGGAGAGTTAACGGAATTATTAATTAATGCTGATCAAGCTTTATTACTTTTAGCAGGGGGGCAAAGCTCACTTAGAGTGAGCTTCAATTCTGTGCGTGGTGGTATAACGTTTATGGGAAAAGCGCGATTATCTGAATATTACATTTTTGATGGAAAAGTATCAATGCGTTCTCCTGGCTGGAATCAAACACTAGCTTGGATCGGTAGAAATCAGTTTTGGGGGGAAAGATTAAAACTGCCTATTGTAGGGGAATCTCATTTTTTAGCACAGCCAACGCGTATCGAAATGAATAATATTACATTTACAATGGGTGTTACAAATGCACGTGGAGCTTTGGAATTTGACTTTCAAAATCGTATTCCTACCATAATCGGATCTTTAGCTTTTGATAATGTGGATTTTAATGTATTGGCGTCGATGTTTTCATCTGTTGGAGAGGAAAATAGATTCTTTAATATGGCAATTTTTGATCGCATTGGATTAGATGTGCGACTTTCAGCACCGCAAGCAAAAGTAGGTAAAATTGTACTCACAAATTTGGCAGCAGCAATGCAAGTTGGAAATGGGCATGGGATTTTTGATCTTGGAAATGTAAATGTTTTTGGTGGATCTATTCAGAGTAATGTCCAAATTGTACCAAATGGTAAAAAAGCGCGCATTGAAGGACGTGTTTCGGGTACTTCTGTTGATGTGCAGGCTGTTTCAGAGGCTTTAGGACTAACTCCGTTTATACAAGCTAAAACTGACTTTATTGTAACAATACAAATGCTTGTTAGTCGTTGGTCGGAAATCCTTGAGAAAATGCAAGGGCAGTTAACAGTGGATATGCCTTCTGGCCGATTATTGAGATATGATTTAAATGAGTTGCAGCACAAGCTTTCAGAGAATGAACAGTTTTTTTTAGTAAATAACCATGCGTTTTCAACGCCTTTTGAGCGTTTCAATATTAAAGCAAAATTTTTGGATGGCACAGTAACGGAGATAGAATCATTAATACGTACGGCAGATTGGAATTTGTCTATTGATGGTTCAATTGCAATGCCTTTTACTAAGAAAAAGCAGAATGATTTTATATTGCAAGCACGATTACAGAAAAATAATCGTTCAGACACTTTATGCAAAGATGTTCAATGTCTTACTAATAGCCTTGTGCGGCCTTTTAGTTTTTCACTTAGCTCTACGGGGCAGTCTCTAGGAAATTTTTTTGTTAAGAAAAATATCGATGAAAATTAA
- the folD gene encoding bifunctional methylenetetrahydrofolate dehydrogenase/methenyltetrahydrofolate cyclohydrolase FolD — protein sequence MDNIIDGKKLAENTINKVKKETKKFRNNHKIQPGIAVIIVGDDPASQIYVTSKSKKAEECGFLSIKHTIPQDTKEEELLQLIETLNSDPKIHGILVQLPLPAHINTNKITQAIAVQKDVDGFHYINIGKLSANIFEDTIIPCTPAGVMMIIEQQCGQDLSGLDAVIVGRSNIVGKPMAALLMAANATVTIAHSRTRDLDEVCRSADILVVAVGCPHIIKKDWVKEGAIVIDVGINRIEASEKGTNKTRLVGDVDFAEVKEKAAAITPVPGGVGPMTIAMLMVNTLKAAARAHKLPIPKF from the coding sequence ATGGACAATATTATTGACGGAAAAAAGCTTGCTGAAAACACCATTAATAAAGTCAAAAAAGAAACAAAAAAATTCCGTAACAATCATAAAATACAGCCTGGGATTGCTGTTATCATTGTTGGAGATGATCCTGCAAGTCAAATTTATGTTACCTCAAAAAGTAAAAAAGCTGAAGAATGTGGTTTCCTTTCAATTAAGCACACAATTCCCCAAGACACGAAAGAAGAAGAACTTCTACAACTCATTGAAACGTTAAATTCCGACCCTAAAATCCACGGGATTTTGGTGCAACTCCCTCTGCCTGCTCATATTAATACGAACAAAATAACGCAAGCTATCGCTGTCCAGAAAGATGTTGATGGTTTTCATTATATCAATATAGGAAAACTCTCAGCAAATATATTTGAAGATACTATCATTCCCTGCACACCTGCTGGTGTTATGATGATAATCGAACAACAATGTGGGCAAGATCTATCAGGTCTTGATGCGGTCATTGTTGGGCGTTCTAATATTGTTGGCAAACCTATGGCAGCCTTATTGATGGCAGCCAATGCCACTGTGACAATCGCTCATAGTCGCACTCGTGATCTTGATGAAGTATGTCGTAGTGCCGATATTTTAGTTGTAGCTGTTGGTTGCCCACATATCATTAAGAAAGATTGGGTAAAAGAGGGAGCTATTGTTATTGATGTTGGCATTAACCGGATTGAAGCTTCAGAAAAAGGTACTAATAAAACCCGTCTTGTTGGTGATGTAGATTTTGCAGAAGTTAAAGAAAAAGCCGCCGCTATTACTCCTGTACCAGGGGGTGTTGGTCCTATGACGATTGCTATGCTCATGGTCAATACGCTTAAAGCTGCTGCTCGAGCACATAAGTTGCCTATACCAAAATTCTAA
- a CDS encoding PAS domain-containing sensor histidine kinase, translated as MSLAFLDYLKCKEIKQAFIKGQIAFVLSFDGRKILWLNGAAARFFGFSSVIEAIKHQSFFDEELRRQILKNAQYTRSITLHGLKCCAEFSIISIDITGLGKAFVLEALPEEDVSLIAGLNDAAMFAAIIDQHAAVLEASSHFNFVDETVKILLQTIDDDIPVTTVLPIAGVNTQIGVVRLGVKPTSFLVLYTQLNENELDKGQETFSFKPHLLPRRFIWKMDANGYFYEISKELAEIVGPMSSNIIGSDCHKLADQFNDERYRSLSSFIEAAIPWKKQKVHWPVDGCLERVDVELSAVPVFDINRQFKGFHGFGILKAQENIQDERNKKLNVKTSGLSEIERSAFHEIAERLRGELHLSLEHENTVKETAVQLPCAQILPVNIVKQALIKEPEVILSLLDTVTDGVLWLDGQGCIQSASDAALALIGYEMDELLARQLSSLFTLQSRVLIEEYFKLIRMKGKNQIFNRGEIADLITKNNENIRVSMTIVPLTLQDNYAVMLRDMTGMILSPLDTISEENKVIEVVHEMRTPLNALIGFAEIMKNGRFGLIENERYRRYLHDIILSGKHILSLVNQLLESSKANYSSSNSTIDASLITQKFDVTACLRSSVAFLETQANHNGIIMRIITPACVPSICISQQIFQQIIWNLLSNAIRFTPSGGQIVIHVSYGKKERVKISISDNGLGMSDEEVVQAMQPYGQVEHKDGRCGDNVFVGTGLGLPICKTMVEEVGGQFLLFSKPNHGTTVEMFFPVLRE; from the coding sequence ATGTCTTTAGCATTTTTAGATTATCTAAAATGTAAAGAAATTAAACAGGCCTTTATAAAAGGACAAATAGCTTTTGTCTTATCTTTCGATGGTAGAAAGATTCTATGGTTAAATGGCGCTGCAGCACGTTTTTTTGGTTTTTCTTCTGTTATAGAGGCCATTAAACATCAGTCTTTCTTTGATGAAGAACTGCGTCGCCAAATATTAAAAAATGCACAATATACACGCTCTATCACGTTGCATGGTTTAAAGTGCTGTGCTGAGTTTTCTATAATTTCTATTGATATTACTGGTCTAGGTAAAGCATTTGTACTTGAAGCTTTGCCAGAAGAGGATGTTTCTCTTATTGCTGGTTTGAATGATGCAGCAATGTTTGCTGCAATTATTGATCAACATGCAGCTGTGTTGGAAGCTTCTTCCCATTTTAATTTTGTTGATGAAACAGTTAAAATTTTACTCCAAACGATTGATGATGATATTCCGGTGACAACTGTTTTACCTATAGCAGGTGTTAATACACAAATTGGTGTGGTCCGCTTAGGAGTAAAACCGACGAGTTTTTTAGTGTTATATACGCAATTGAATGAAAATGAATTGGATAAAGGTCAAGAAACTTTTAGTTTTAAGCCACATCTTTTGCCGCGGCGTTTTATCTGGAAAATGGATGCAAATGGCTATTTTTATGAGATTTCAAAAGAGTTAGCTGAAATTGTCGGCCCTATGTCTTCCAATATTATAGGATCTGATTGTCATAAACTTGCTGATCAATTTAATGATGAACGATACCGATCACTAAGTAGCTTTATTGAAGCGGCTATACCTTGGAAAAAACAGAAAGTTCATTGGCCTGTTGACGGTTGTCTAGAACGAGTTGATGTTGAATTGTCTGCTGTTCCAGTTTTTGATATCAATCGTCAGTTCAAGGGATTCCATGGTTTTGGGATTTTAAAAGCACAAGAAAATATACAAGATGAAAGAAATAAAAAACTGAATGTAAAAACATCGGGTCTTTCAGAGATAGAGCGTTCAGCTTTTCATGAAATTGCAGAACGGTTGCGTGGCGAATTACATTTGTCCTTGGAGCACGAAAATACAGTTAAGGAAACGGCAGTCCAATTGCCATGTGCACAGATATTACCGGTGAATATTGTAAAACAAGCTTTAATAAAGGAACCTGAAGTAATTTTATCATTGTTAGATACAGTAACTGATGGTGTTTTGTGGCTTGATGGACAGGGTTGTATTCAGTCCGCTAGTGACGCTGCTTTGGCGTTGATTGGTTATGAAATGGATGAATTACTGGCACGGCAGTTATCATCATTATTTACGTTGCAAAGCCGAGTTTTGATTGAAGAATATTTTAAACTGATCCGCATGAAGGGAAAAAATCAAATCTTTAATCGTGGTGAGATAGCTGATTTGATAACAAAAAATAACGAGAATATAAGGGTTTCTATGACAATTGTACCTTTGACTCTACAAGACAATTATGCTGTTATGTTGCGTGATATGACAGGAATGATTTTATCGCCTTTAGATACAATATCAGAAGAAAATAAAGTGATTGAAGTTGTTCATGAAATGCGAACACCTTTGAATGCTCTTATTGGTTTTGCAGAAATTATGAAAAATGGCCGTTTTGGTTTAATAGAAAATGAGCGTTATCGTAGATATTTACATGATATTATTTTGTCTGGAAAACATATATTATCTCTAGTTAATCAATTATTAGAGTCCTCTAAAGCAAATTATTCTAGCTCAAATAGCACAATTGATGCATCTCTTATAACTCAAAAATTTGATGTAACAGCTTGTTTGCGTTCCAGTGTAGCTTTTCTTGAAACGCAGGCAAATCATAATGGCATTATTATGCGTATTATTACACCGGCATGTGTGCCATCTATTTGTATATCGCAACAAATATTTCAACAGATTATATGGAATCTTCTTTCCAATGCCATCCGTTTTACGCCTTCAGGTGGACAAATTGTTATTCATGTTTCTTATGGAAAAAAAGAGCGAGTAAAGATTTCAATTAGTGATAATGGTTTAGGGATGAGTGATGAAGAAGTTGTGCAAGCCATGCAACCTTATGGACAGGTAGAACACAAGGATGGCCGATGTGGGGACAACGTATTTGTCGGGACTGGTTTAGGACTTCCAATATGTAAAACAATGGTGGAAGAGGTTGGTGGCCAGTTTTTGTTATTTTCAAAACCCAATCACGGAACAACTGTAGAGATGTTTTTTCCTGTGCTGCGTGAGTGA
- a CDS encoding quinone-dependent dihydroorotate dehydrogenase has translation MSFFHCIGRSVLFMLDPERAHRLAIAGLKTGLSECLKIFDKRLCVTVAGLEFKNFIGLAAGFDKNAEVIDGVLNLGFGFTEIGTVTPKPQMGNPKPRLFRLVEDEAIINRMGFNNDGHQAVYKRICARKQDGIIGINIGANKDTVDRIDDYIAGITCFYDVADYFTINISSPNTPGLRDLQARKSLSFLMKAISQARNEKKEKHSFSVPIFLKIAPDLTEQELDDIAEEMKLSDFDGLIVSNTTLLRQGLKNSALISEEGGLSGRPLFEHSTIVLAKMRQKLGKEIAIIGVGGVRDAQTALEKIKAGADLVQLYSGMIYEGPELAVTIMKDVLQIMQQDGADTIKAYRDHSVDNWAKRALLLS, from the coding sequence GTGAGTTTTTTTCATTGTATTGGTCGTTCTGTTTTATTTATGTTGGATCCAGAGCGTGCGCATCGTTTGGCCATTGCTGGGTTAAAAACAGGATTGAGTGAATGCTTAAAGATTTTTGATAAGCGTTTGTGTGTGACTGTTGCAGGTCTTGAATTTAAAAATTTTATTGGTCTTGCTGCGGGGTTCGATAAAAATGCAGAGGTTATAGATGGTGTTTTGAATTTAGGATTTGGTTTTACTGAGATTGGTACAGTTACACCAAAACCTCAAATGGGAAATCCCAAACCACGACTCTTCCGTTTGGTAGAAGATGAAGCTATTATTAATAGAATGGGTTTTAATAATGACGGACATCAGGCCGTTTACAAAAGGATTTGTGCGCGTAAGCAAGATGGTATTATAGGGATCAATATTGGCGCTAATAAGGATACGGTCGATAGGATTGATGATTATATTGCGGGTATTACTTGTTTTTATGATGTAGCTGATTATTTCACAATTAATATTTCTTCACCTAATACACCAGGGTTGCGTGATTTACAGGCGCGTAAGAGTTTGAGTTTTTTAATGAAGGCGATTTCACAAGCGCGTAATGAAAAAAAGGAAAAACATAGTTTCTCTGTTCCGATTTTTTTAAAAATTGCACCTGATTTAACGGAGCAGGAATTAGACGATATAGCTGAAGAAATGAAACTATCTGATTTTGATGGTTTAATTGTTTCCAATACTACCCTTTTACGTCAGGGTCTTAAGAATAGTGCATTAATTAGCGAAGAAGGAGGGTTGTCAGGGCGTCCACTGTTTGAGCATTCCACCATTGTGCTTGCGAAAATGCGTCAAAAATTGGGTAAGGAGATTGCAATTATTGGTGTTGGAGGTGTACGTGATGCACAAACAGCTTTGGAAAAAATTAAAGCCGGAGCAGATTTAGTCCAGCTGTATAGTGGAATGATTTATGAGGGGCCAGAACTTGCCGTAACTATTATGAAGGATGTTTTGCAGATTATGCAGCAAGATGGTGCTGATACTATAAAAGCTTATCGTGATCATAGTGTTGACAATTGGGCAAAACGTGCACTTCTTTTATCGTAA
- the mscL gene encoding large conductance mechanosensitive channel protein MscL: MLKEFKEFALKGNMIDLAIGVIIGSAFSGLINSIVNDIFMPIIGFITGGIDFSNMFIQLAGEKKATLSAAKEAGATIAYGNFITLFINFLIIALILFLFVKGLNKMRRQKEVAKLKEMSLEEQLLTEIRDLLAQKDQSIT; the protein is encoded by the coding sequence ATGCTTAAAGAATTCAAAGAATTTGCCTTAAAAGGAAATATGATTGATCTTGCTATTGGTGTGATTATAGGAAGTGCTTTTAGTGGCTTGATCAATTCAATTGTCAACGATATTTTTATGCCAATCATCGGCTTTATCACAGGTGGTATTGATTTTTCTAATATGTTTATTCAGCTTGCCGGCGAGAAAAAAGCCACATTAAGTGCTGCAAAAGAGGCAGGTGCTACCATTGCCTATGGAAACTTTATAACACTTTTTATCAATTTTTTGATTATTGCTTTGATCCTTTTTTTATTTGTCAAAGGCTTAAATAAAATGCGCCGGCAAAAAGAAGTGGCAAAGCTAAAAGAAATGTCTCTTGAAGAACAACTCTTGACAGAAATTAGAGATTTATTGGCCCAAAAAGATCAATCCATTACATAG
- a CDS encoding glutamine synthetase family protein, with amino-acid sequence MKRKGYKPVSDFLKSLRGVNNWEQVSQWLSFRDVEDIECITPDQAGVARGKMMLSKKFTSETSLALPSAVFMTTISGSYPEDGNGFEYPKTDGDLRLEPDLSTLSIVPWEDAPTAQVICDLVYQNGQAVDYTPRNVLRTVIDFYAQMGLKPIVSPEIEFYLVEKNPDPDYPLVPPVGRSGRSIGGGQGYSIAGVNEFDELIDDIYQFSEAQGLEIDTLIHEEGAGQFEINLRHGDPIELADQVFMFKRTIREAALKHNMYATFMAKPIQGQPGSAMHIHQSVIDKKTGNNIFTEKDGGESMCFRHFIGGLQKHMAGVFVMLAPYVNSYRRLMPCVSAPVNLRWGYDNRTTAFRVPRSVPQGRRVENRLPSSDANPYLALAASLACGLIGLQHKLEPDEPAEKTVNSDNIELPRGLIEAVNLFEQDKVLRAILGDAFVSTYAAIKRQEFETFMQVISPWEREYLLLNV; translated from the coding sequence ATGAAACGCAAAGGTTATAAGCCTGTTTCTGATTTTCTAAAAAGTTTGCGTGGTGTAAACAATTGGGAACAAGTTTCGCAGTGGCTTTCATTTCGAGATGTGGAAGATATTGAGTGTATTACACCTGATCAAGCGGGGGTAGCACGTGGCAAGATGATGCTTTCTAAAAAATTCACATCAGAGACATCTTTAGCATTGCCTTCAGCAGTTTTTATGACAACGATTTCAGGATCTTATCCCGAAGATGGAAATGGTTTTGAATATCCAAAGACAGATGGTGATTTGCGTCTTGAGCCTGATCTTTCTACACTGAGTATTGTGCCATGGGAAGATGCACCTACAGCACAGGTGATTTGTGATCTTGTATATCAAAATGGGCAAGCTGTTGATTATACGCCGCGTAATGTTTTACGGACAGTGATTGATTTTTATGCTCAAATGGGGCTGAAACCGATTGTTTCACCAGAAATTGAGTTTTATTTAGTAGAAAAGAATCCTGATCCTGATTACCCTTTAGTACCTCCAGTTGGTCGTTCTGGGCGTTCGATTGGTGGTGGGCAAGGCTACTCGATTGCGGGTGTTAATGAATTTGATGAGTTGATTGACGATATTTATCAATTTTCAGAGGCACAAGGATTGGAAATTGATACTCTCATTCATGAGGAAGGAGCTGGTCAATTTGAAATTAATTTACGGCATGGTGATCCTATTGAATTAGCTGATCAAGTCTTTATGTTTAAACGAACAATTCGTGAAGCAGCACTTAAACATAATATGTATGCAACTTTTATGGCCAAGCCTATTCAGGGGCAACCGGGTTCTGCCATGCATATTCACCAGTCTGTTATCGACAAAAAAACTGGAAACAATATTTTTACAGAAAAAGATGGTGGGGAAAGTATGTGTTTTCGCCACTTTATTGGTGGTTTGCAAAAGCATATGGCTGGAGTATTTGTTATGCTTGCTCCTTATGTTAATTCTTATCGACGCCTTATGCCTTGCGTTTCAGCGCCGGTTAATTTGCGGTGGGGATACGATAATCGTACTACAGCATTTCGCGTGCCACGTTCTGTTCCACAAGGACGACGTGTTGAGAATAGACTTCCTTCGTCGGACGCTAATCCTTATTTAGCGCTTGCTGCTTCTTTAGCGTGTGGGCTCATTGGTTTGCAGCATAAGCTTGAACCAGATGAACCGGCAGAAAAAACTGTAAATTCTGATAATATTGAATTACCACGCGGATTGATTGAAGCGGTCAATTTATTTGAACAAGATAAAGTGTTACGCGCTATTTTAGGAGATGCATTTGTAAGCACTTATGCTGCTATCAAACGACAAGAATTTGAAACTTTTATGCAAGTGATTAGCCCGTGGGAGCGTGAATATCTCTTGCTTAATGTTTGA
- a CDS encoding NAD(P)/FAD-dependent oxidoreductase, producing MVNSHQISPGISWYEDTLEDRPSYPLFVGDQVQCDVIIVGGGFTGLSAAYHLAKAGMSVVLFEASCFGDGASGRNGGQLGTGQRQWVETLENKYGFERSKILFDLAEEAKRDILSWCAMPDCNIDFIAGQLSVTHKKREIKVYQQHVETMQRYGYHGLTFMDKSETDERLGSSFYHSGICDVDTGHINPLKLIVWLAKKAKRVGAKLYEKTQVKAIKCNNNQCVVVTERGNIKAESVLLATNAYNLGLQDFVQKHIFSIRSYIGATEPLPENSSILPEREAVDDSRFMVRYFRKSIDNRLLFGGVESYSNQYPVGLDERIHRQIVEIYPHLQSINLTHRWGATVAITFERMPYVRQLMPGVTYCGGYSGHGIMLAPFIGKLYAEWLSGKRERFKYFQDLKISSFPGGKIFRYPLVFLAMNWFSLMDRF from the coding sequence ATGGTTAATTCTCATCAAATTTCCCCAGGAATTTCTTGGTATGAGGATACTCTAGAAGACCGTCCTTCTTATCCTCTGTTTGTTGGTGATCAGGTACAGTGCGATGTAATTATTGTTGGGGGTGGATTTACAGGGCTTTCAGCTGCTTATCATTTAGCTAAGGCTGGAATGAGTGTCGTTTTGTTTGAAGCTTCATGCTTTGGTGACGGTGCTTCGGGGCGCAATGGTGGGCAATTGGGAACGGGTCAACGACAATGGGTAGAAACATTAGAGAATAAGTATGGTTTTGAACGAAGTAAGATATTATTTGATTTAGCCGAAGAAGCCAAAAGGGATATATTATCTTGGTGCGCTATGCCTGATTGCAATATCGACTTTATAGCAGGCCAACTTTCCGTTACCCATAAAAAACGTGAGATCAAAGTTTATCAGCAGCATGTTGAGACGATGCAACGTTATGGTTATCATGGTCTTACTTTTATGGATAAATCTGAAACAGATGAACGACTTGGTTCGTCTTTTTATCATAGTGGTATCTGTGATGTAGATACTGGCCATATCAATCCACTAAAGTTAATTGTTTGGTTAGCAAAAAAAGCAAAGAGAGTTGGTGCTAAACTTTATGAGAAGACTCAAGTGAAAGCGATAAAGTGCAACAATAATCAGTGCGTAGTGGTAACAGAACGAGGCAATATAAAGGCTGAGAGTGTTTTATTGGCAACCAATGCATATAATCTTGGGCTTCAGGATTTTGTGCAGAAACATATTTTTTCTATTCGTTCTTATATTGGAGCAACTGAGCCACTACCAGAGAATAGTTCGATTCTTCCTGAAAGAGAAGCGGTGGATGATTCCCGTTTTATGGTTCGTTATTTTCGAAAGAGCATTGACAATCGTTTATTATTTGGTGGGGTAGAAAGTTACAGTAACCAGTATCCAGTTGGTTTAGATGAGCGTATACATCGGCAAATTGTTGAAATTTATCCACATCTTCAGTCTATAAATTTGACACATCGCTGGGGGGCAACAGTAGCAATTACGTTTGAACGCATGCCCTATGTTCGCCAACTTATGCCGGGTGTTACTTATTGTGGAGGATATTCAGGACACGGAATTATGCTTGCTCCTTTTATAGGAAAATTATATGCTGAATGGTTATCTGGAAAACGTGAACGTTTTAAGTATTTTCAGGATTTGAAGATTTCGTCTTTTCCAGGTGGTAAAATTTTTCGTTATCCGCTTGTATTTTTAGCAATGAACTGGTTTTCTTTGATGGATCGTTTTTAA